In one window of Qipengyuania profundimaris DNA:
- a CDS encoding TorF family putative porin: MLTSFRGLMAVSLASVSLISAAPVMAQVSNPAEEVEDGVNAGPVTVSANVALTTDYRFRGVSLSGGDPAIQGGIDVAHDSGFYVGTWASSIDGGPAYGELEVDIYAGYSGQISDAVSFDVGVLYYLYPTEDLGLDTDYWEPYASLGFNLGPAEATVGVAWAPSQDSLGNDDNLYVYTDLGVGVPTTPITLTGHLGYTDGPLAPPLLAGTADDTGLDWAIGATASAGMFEVGVSYVGVEGPSIDGFTDDAIVGTISASF, translated from the coding sequence ATGCTGACGTCCTTTCGCGGCCTGATGGCCGTTTCGCTCGCATCGGTGAGCCTGATTTCCGCCGCGCCCGTGATGGCGCAGGTCTCCAACCCGGCTGAAGAGGTCGAGGACGGCGTCAATGCCGGCCCTGTGACCGTCTCCGCCAATGTAGCTCTGACCACGGACTATCGCTTCCGCGGCGTCTCGCTATCAGGCGGCGATCCGGCCATCCAGGGCGGCATCGATGTCGCGCATGACAGCGGTTTTTATGTCGGCACCTGGGCATCCTCGATCGACGGCGGTCCCGCCTATGGCGAGCTCGAAGTCGATATCTATGCCGGTTACAGCGGCCAGATCAGCGATGCCGTCAGCTTCGATGTCGGCGTGCTGTACTATCTCTATCCGACCGAAGACCTCGGCCTCGATACCGACTATTGGGAGCCTTATGCCTCGCTCGGCTTCAATCTCGGTCCGGCCGAAGCCACGGTCGGCGTCGCCTGGGCACCCAGCCAGGATTCGCTGGGCAATGACGACAATCTCTATGTCTATACCGACCTCGGTGTAGGCGTTCCCACTACGCCGATTACCCTGACCGGCCACCTCGGCTACACCGACGGACCGCTGGCCCCGCCGCTGCTGGCCGGTACCGCAGACGATACCGGGCTGGACTGGGCTATCGGCGCGACCGCATCGGCCGGTATGTTCGAAGTCGGCGTTTCCTATGTCGGCGTCGAAGGTCCGTCGATCGACGGCTTCACCGACGACGCGATCGTCGGCACGATTTCCGCCAGTTTCTGA
- a CDS encoding S46 family peptidase, producing MKRFALYAASAAIAFTSTAAQADEGMWTFDGFPTERMEETYGWAPDQAWLDRVQAAAVRLTGGCSASFVSGSGLILTNHHCIASCLFDNSSDTMDYLDAGFVAQNREEELKCPGQQAEVVTSIADVTEEVKTSFAGLDGEALTKARDAKIAELESAGCPDTDTTRCQVVTLFGGGQYKLYTYRKYSDIRLAWAPEDRASTFGGDPDNFNFPRYSLDASFLRAYENGQPVATPQHLQWNPRAPEEGEVTFVVGNPGSTSRLYTQSQLAFEREVRLPVTLTTLSELRGRLITAMDESPEKERQGLDTLNGVENGLKVYIGRTKALNDPDFTAQLAEAEAELRQRSAGNAEIGDPWSAVDEATAAYRALYLPYRFLSPSGDLFGYASTLVYAAQEREKPNGERLPGYTDSALPLTEKRLLDERPVYPWLDELMMGWSLSKAREYLGVDDADSRLLLGQESPEALAERLVEGTQLADPAVRKALWDGGLAAIEASDDPMIRYALRLADRQRALRDAVNESYSGPLAIAGGKLADARFAAYGDSLYPDATFTLRISYGQVKGWEERGQQVPILTTMGGTFERATGAPPFDVAEAFAANQADIDPDIAFDFVTTNDIIGGNSGSPVIDRAGTVIGAAFDGNIHSLGGNYGYDGTLNRTVAVSTDAVQEALETIYPAPALAEELAGE from the coding sequence ATGAAACGTTTCGCGCTTTATGCGGCCAGCGCCGCCATCGCCTTCACCTCCACCGCGGCCCAGGCCGACGAAGGCATGTGGACCTTCGACGGTTTCCCGACCGAACGGATGGAAGAGACCTATGGCTGGGCGCCGGACCAGGCGTGGCTCGACCGCGTGCAGGCCGCCGCCGTGCGCCTGACAGGCGGGTGTTCGGCGAGCTTCGTGTCGGGTTCGGGCCTGATCCTCACCAACCATCATTGCATCGCCAGTTGCCTGTTCGACAACTCGTCGGACACGATGGACTATCTCGACGCGGGTTTCGTCGCGCAGAACCGTGAAGAGGAGCTCAAGTGCCCCGGCCAGCAGGCCGAGGTCGTGACCTCGATTGCGGATGTGACCGAAGAGGTAAAGACCTCCTTCGCAGGCCTCGACGGTGAAGCCCTCACCAAGGCACGTGACGCCAAGATTGCGGAACTCGAGTCGGCCGGATGCCCGGACACCGACACGACGCGCTGCCAGGTGGTGACGCTGTTCGGCGGCGGGCAATACAAGCTCTATACCTACCGCAAGTACTCCGACATCCGGCTTGCCTGGGCTCCGGAAGACCGCGCCTCGACCTTCGGCGGCGATCCCGACAACTTCAACTTCCCGCGCTACTCGCTCGATGCGAGCTTCCTGCGCGCCTATGAGAATGGCCAGCCGGTCGCCACGCCGCAGCATTTGCAGTGGAACCCGCGCGCGCCGGAAGAGGGCGAAGTGACGTTCGTGGTCGGCAATCCCGGCTCGACCAGCCGCCTCTATACGCAAAGCCAGCTGGCATTCGAGCGTGAGGTGCGCCTGCCCGTTACGCTTACGACGCTATCCGAACTGCGCGGCCGCCTGATCACCGCAATGGACGAAAGCCCGGAGAAGGAGCGCCAGGGGCTCGATACGCTCAACGGCGTCGAGAACGGCCTCAAGGTCTACATCGGCCGCACCAAGGCGCTGAACGATCCGGACTTCACCGCGCAGTTGGCCGAAGCCGAGGCTGAGCTACGCCAGCGCAGCGCGGGCAATGCCGAAATCGGGGATCCGTGGAGCGCGGTCGACGAGGCGACCGCGGCTTATCGCGCGCTCTACCTCCCCTACCGCTTCCTCAGCCCGTCGGGCGACCTGTTTGGCTATGCTTCGACGCTGGTCTATGCAGCGCAGGAACGGGAAAAGCCTAATGGCGAGCGCCTGCCCGGCTATACCGACAGCGCGCTGCCGCTGACCGAGAAGCGCCTGCTCGACGAGCGCCCGGTCTACCCCTGGCTCGACGAGCTGATGATGGGCTGGAGCCTCTCGAAGGCGCGTGAGTATCTCGGCGTCGACGATGCGGACAGCCGCCTGCTGCTTGGGCAGGAAAGCCCCGAAGCGCTGGCCGAGCGGCTGGTCGAAGGCACGCAGCTGGCAGATCCGGCGGTGCGCAAGGCGCTGTGGGACGGCGGGCTGGCCGCGATTGAGGCATCGGACGATCCGATGATCCGGTATGCCCTGCGCCTCGCCGATCGCCAGCGGGCGCTACGCGATGCGGTGAACGAGAGCTATTCGGGCCCGCTTGCCATCGCCGGAGGCAAGCTCGCCGACGCGCGCTTCGCGGCCTATGGCGACAGCCTCTATCCCGACGCCACCTTCACGCTGCGAATCAGCTATGGCCAGGTGAAGGGCTGGGAGGAGCGCGGCCAGCAGGTGCCGATCCTCACTACCATGGGCGGGACTTTCGAGCGCGCGACCGGCGCGCCGCCGTTCGACGTGGCCGAAGCCTTTGCGGCGAACCAGGCCGATATCGATCCCGATATCGCTTTCGACTTTGTGACTACCAACGACATCATCGGCGGCAATTCCGGTTCGCCGGTGATCGACCGCGCGGGCACAGTGATCGGCGCGGCCTTCGACGGTAATATCCACTCGCTGGGCGGCAATTACGGTTACGACGGTACGCTCAACCGGACCGTGGCGGTTTCTACGGACGCGGTGCAGGAAGCGCTGGAGACGATCTACCCCGCGCCTGCGCTGGCCGAGGAACTGGCCGGGGAATAA
- a CDS encoding metallophosphoesterase family protein, giving the protein MLRSLRQLFKERPTARRVARVPDGERYYVIGDIHGRLDLFEELIEAIEADDAAKEAADTTVILLGDLIDRGPDSCGVIERARDWGKTRKVRYIAGNHEEMFLESFDDKEMLRHFVKHGGRETILSYGIKRKRYNELTMKDLQTEMAGLIPQDHREFLASFEDLIIAGDYVFVHAGLNPKRPIEEQKQSDLRWIRERFLKHPEPFSHVVVHGHTIFEDIERTDHRIGIDTGAFRTGRLTALVLEGDTRRTIQAAETDGSIAIKADMLD; this is encoded by the coding sequence ATGCTTCGATCCCTTCGCCAATTGTTCAAGGAACGTCCCACCGCGCGGCGCGTGGCGCGGGTTCCGGATGGCGAACGCTATTACGTGATCGGCGACATCCATGGTCGCCTGGACCTGTTCGAGGAACTGATCGAAGCGATTGAAGCCGACGATGCAGCCAAAGAAGCGGCAGACACGACGGTCATCCTGCTCGGCGATTTGATCGACCGCGGCCCCGACAGTTGCGGCGTCATCGAACGTGCGCGCGACTGGGGCAAGACGCGCAAGGTGCGCTATATCGCCGGCAATCACGAGGAAATGTTCCTCGAGAGCTTCGACGACAAGGAAATGCTGCGCCACTTCGTCAAGCATGGTGGGCGCGAGACCATCCTGAGCTACGGCATCAAGCGCAAGCGCTACAACGAGCTTACAATGAAGGATCTGCAGACCGAAATGGCCGGGCTGATTCCGCAGGACCATCGCGAGTTTCTCGCGTCATTCGAAGACCTGATCATCGCTGGCGACTATGTTTTCGTCCATGCCGGGCTCAATCCGAAACGTCCGATCGAAGAGCAAAAGCAAAGCGACTTGCGCTGGATCCGCGAGCGCTTTCTCAAGCATCCCGAGCCATTCAGCCATGTCGTCGTGCATGGCCACACGATCTTCGAGGATATTGAGCGAACCGATCATCGCATCGGCATCGATACAGGCGCATTTCGTACCGGCCGCCTGACCGCGCTCGTCCTCGAAGGCGATACCCGGCGTACCATCCAGGCTGCCGAGACCGACGGTTCGATCGCCATCAAGGCAGACATGCTCGACTGA